In Rutidosis leptorrhynchoides isolate AG116_Rl617_1_P2 chromosome 2, CSIRO_AGI_Rlap_v1, whole genome shotgun sequence, one genomic interval encodes:
- the LOC139888782 gene encoding uncharacterized protein, which yields MKQLEERRKVGFCPLYSFTIDPVDPYASPEIPVMRTEPGEFQIPCLIRGPIPIIGLADTVSSINVMPFSVYNRLGLPSLEPIQRSVCFADSHLHKPLGVVKEVEIIVGYDFYRIDFVVMDMKEYPITPLILGSPFLATARATINYANNTLIIRYGAIFESIPLVPRS from the coding sequence atgaaaCAGTTGGAAGAAAGAAGAAAAGTTGGTTTCTGCcctctttattcattcacaattgatCCCGTAGACCCATATGCATCACCTGAAATTCCTGTTATGCGTACTGAACCAGGGGAATTCCAAATcccttgcttaattcgtggtccTATTCCTATCATTGGATTAGCTGATACTGTATCTAGTATTAATGTTATGCCGTTCTCCGTCTACAATCGCTTAGGATTACCATCATTGGAACCTATTCAAAGGAGTGTTTGCTTTGCTGATAGTCATTTACATAAGCCGTTAGGGGTTGTCAAAGAAGTGGAAATTATTGTTGGTTATGATTTCTATAGAATTGATTTTGTGGTCATGGACATGAAAGAATATCCAATAACTCCTTTAATCCTAGGATCTCCGTTTCTAGCTACTGCTCGTGCCACCATTAACTATGCTAATAATACTTTGATCATTCGTTATGGTGCCATCTTTGAATCTATTCCGTTGGTCCCAAGATCTTGA